The genomic stretch GGTCAATTATGATCGTCGCGACAGCTATATCCGCCGCGGCGATTCCCCGTACGATCTCAGCCCGTTCAAGGACAATCTGTCGGGCCGCCTCAGCGTCCTCGCCGATCTCGGCGAGCGCACCACAGTGCTGGTCCGCGGCGATTACAGCGCGATCAAGGGCCGGCCGACCAACGCGGTGTCCGCGTACAATTTCTTCGCGCCCTTCGCCGGGCCGGTCGACGGCCAGCGCGGCACCGACCCCGCCTATCGTCCGGAAGTCTCGTCCGACGACCGCCGCGTGCTCGGCTTTGCCGAGGGCAGCCAGAGCAGCCGCGACAACAGCAGCTGGGGCGTGATGACCGAAGTCAATCACGAACTGGGCGACCGGCTGACGCTGACCTATCTCGGCTCGTATCGCGAGTTCGAGCGCGACGAGCAGGCACCGGGGCTGACCGGGTTCGTGCCCGGCATCAATCTCTCGCTCTCCAACCCGGGATCGCTCGACGCCTCCTATTGGCAGACTTCGCACGAACTGCGCCTCGCTTATTCGGGCGACCGGTTGCAGGTTCAGGTCGGCGGCTATTTCTTCAAGGAGCATTCGGTTTCCGAAGTGCTCATCACCGGACTGCTCAGCCCAACCCCCGGAACGCCGGGCTATGTCTTCGGCTTCCTCCAGGACCCGACCACCGCGCGCTCGATCGCGGGCTTCGGTCAGGCGACCTACAGCCTGACCGATCGGCTGCGCGTGACCGGCGGGCTGCGCTACACCAGCGACGACAAATCGCGGCTCGGCGCGACGATCATCCACAGCACGGTCGGCGAGCCGCTCGTCTTCCCGCCGGACTCGCTCAACGACGCCAGCCGCAGCTTCAACAAGCTGACGTGGAAGAGCGGCGTCGAGTTCGACCTGAACAACCGCACCCTGCTATATGCCAGCATCTCGACCGGTTATAAGGCGGGCGGGTTCAACGACGGCTGTCTTGCCGGCGACGCCAACTGCACCGCGCCGATCCCCGCCGACGCGCTATTCTATAAGCCGGAGACGCTGACCGCCTATGAGGTCGGCTTCAAGACGCGCATGCTCGACAACGCGCTGCGGCTGAACGGCAGCTACTTCCATTACGATTACAACGACCTGCAGCTGAGCCAGGCCAGCAACATCTGCGGCGGCCCGTGCCAGATCACGACCAACGCCGCGACGGCGAAGATCGATGGCGTCGAGTTGGAGGCGGTCGTCGTCCCCAGCCCGCGCAACCGCTTCGGCGCGACCGTGGCATGGCTCAATGCGCGCTTCACCGATTACGAGATGGTGCCCGGCGTCAATTTTGCCGGCGCCAAGCTCGACCGCTCGCCCGAATGGGTCGCCGCGGTGGATTACAGCTACAGCCTGCCGCTCGACAACGGCAGCGACCTCACCGCGCAGGTGCGCAGCCGCATCAGCGATTCCTACGAGTTCCTGTCGAGCACGCTGCGGGCACAGTTCCACCAGCCGTCCTACACCCGCACCGATCTCAACCTGA from Sphingomonas hengshuiensis encodes the following:
- a CDS encoding TonB-dependent receptor; this translates as MASLVTNRSTVNDRTALRAARNSVAIRALIAATLSIAPFGIGAALAQDAPLAQDVPADEVVDTGDIVVTANRTVSLASKTPIALNAVSGADLTSAGVTNPTTLSEIIPTVTIDRTDGLRITIRGVSSNDNTEKGDPSAAFLLDGIYIARPQAQEVSFFDLDRVEVLRGPQGTLYGRNTTAGVVNVISALPKHRFEASIEGSYGNFDTRQLTGMINVPIGDHVAVRAAVNYDRRDSYIRRGDSPYDLSPFKDNLSGRLSVLADLGERTTVLVRGDYSAIKGRPTNAVSAYNFFAPFAGPVDGQRGTDPAYRPEVSSDDRRVLGFAEGSQSSRDNSSWGVMTEVNHELGDRLTLTYLGSYREFERDEQAPGLTGFVPGINLSLSNPGSLDASYWQTSHELRLAYSGDRLQVQVGGYFFKEHSVSEVLITGLLSPTPGTPGYVFGFLQDPTTARSIAGFGQATYSLTDRLRVTGGLRYTSDDKSRLGATIIHSTVGEPLVFPPDSLNDASRSFNKLTWKSGVEFDLNNRTLLYASISTGYKAGGFNDGCLAGDANCTAPIPADALFYKPETLTAYEVGFKTRMLDNALRLNGSYFHYDYNDLQLSQASNICGGPCQITTNAATAKIDGVELEAVVVPSPRNRFGATVAWLNARFTDYEMVPGVNFAGAKLDRSPEWVAAVDYSYSLPLDNGSDLTAQVRSRISDSYEFLSSTLRAQFHQPSYTRTDLNLTYNAPDRRWYLQGFVKNLEDTIVLSSATTVAAFPGLAGGTVTFQDPRTYGMRAGFKF